One window of Ziziphus jujuba cultivar Dongzao chromosome 5, ASM3175591v1 genomic DNA carries:
- the LOC107435579 gene encoding patellin-3: MAEDPHKPAAAEATPSGEVGVVADVPPAEKAVSVNDPPAPVPEPEPEAAEKSEEKPQAVVAAASEEVVVVEEEKPKAVEEQKTITQSVSFKEESYVVTELPDPQKKALDELKQLIQQALNKHEFTTPPPPPPAPKEDIKSEETPAEEKKKDEEEKTEKVEEAPKAESPATETEPPKTETEPVKEPAPEPKEEKAPAPAPAPAPSPAPESSSTETVVVAEVVEKITATDEDGAKTVEAIKESIVEVSASAVSEEPAPKETEKAPATEEAASTAAAADAPAETKEEVPAPPPPPPEEVFIWGIPLLADERSDVILLKFLRARDFKVKDAFAMIKNTVRWRKEFGIDALLDEDLGSDWDKVVFTHGVDKKGHPVCYNVFGEFSNKELYQNTFGDEEKRSKFIKWRIQFLEKSIRKFNFDPTGISTIVQVNDLRNSPGLFKREHHHVTNQALQLLQDNYPEFVARQVFVNVPWWYLAFNRFISPFLTQRTKSKFVFAGPSKSAETLFKYIAPEQVPVQYGGLSREGEQEFTTSDPVTEFTVKPASKHIIEIPVSESGVLVWEIRVVGWDVSYGAEFVPSAEDQYTIIIQKTRKITPADEPVITNSYKIGDPGKVVLTIDNQSSKKKKILYRTKTKTSSE, translated from the exons ATGGCCGAAGATCCCCATAAGCCTGCTGCAGCAGAGGCTACGCCGTCCGGCGAAGTTGGCGTCGTCGCGGACGTACCTCCGGCGGAGAAAGCCGTTTCCGTGAACGACCCACCAGCACCAGTTCCAGAGCCAGAGCCCGAAGCAGCCGAGAAATCCGAAGAAAAGCCCCAAGCCGTCGTCGCAGCAGCCTCAGAGGAGGTCGTCGTAGTAGAGGAAGAGAAACCCAAAGCCGTAGAGGAACAGAAAACGATAACCCAGTCGGTTTCTTTCAAAGAAGAAAGCTACGTAGTCACTGAACTTCCCGATCCTCAGAAAAAAGCTCTCGACGAGCTCAAGCAGCTCATCCAGCAAGCTCTCAACAAACACGAGTTCACCACTCcaccccctccaccgccggcacCGAAGGAGGATATCAAGTCGGAAGAGACTCCGgcagaggagaagaagaaagacgAAGAAGAAAAGACCGAGAAGGTCGAAGAAGCTCCCAAAGCCGAATCCCCGGCTACTGAAACAGAGCCTCCTAAGACCGAAACAGAGCCTGTGAAAGAACCAGCGCCGGAACCAAAGGAAGAGAAGGCTCCTGCTCCTGCTCCGGCTCCGGCACCGTCACCGGCGCCAGAGTCCTCTTCGACGGAGACGGTGGTGGTTGCTGAAGTGGTGGAGAAAATCACGGCCACCGATGAAGACGGTGCTAAAACCGTAGAAGCCATCAAAGAGAGCATTGTCGAGGTCTCTGCTTCTGCGGTTTCAGAGGAACCAGCCCCAAAGGAAACCGAGAAAGCTCCGGCGACAGAGGAAGCTGCTTCCACCGCCGCCGCCGCCGATGCTCCGGCAGAGACTAAAGAGGAAGTCCCGGCGCCTCCGCCACCACCGCCGGAAGAAGTATTTATATGGGGAATTCCTCTTCTGGCAGACGAAAGGAGCGATGTGATCCTCTTGAAGTTCTTAAGAGCCAGAGATTTCAAGGTCAAGGACGCTTTCGCCATGATCAAGAACACGGTCCGTTGGAGGAAGGAGTTCGGGATCGATGCTCTTCTGGATGAAGATCTCGGGAGCGATTGGGACAAGGTGGTATTCACTCATGGTGTCGATAAGAAAGGCCACCCAGTCTGCTACAACGTGTTTGGCGAGTTCTCGAACAAGGAGCTGTACCAGAACACCTTCGGTGATGAAGAGAAGCGATCCAAGTTCATCAAGTGGAGGATTCAGTTCTTGGAGAAAAGTATCAGGAAGTTCAATTTCGACCCAACTGGAATCTCCACCATTGTTCAGGTCAACGATCTCAGAAACTCTCCTGGACTTTTCAAGAGGGAGCATCATCATGTCACCAACCAAGCTCTTCAACTTCTTCAGGATAACTATCCAGAGTTTGTAGCCAGACAG gtgtTTGTCAATGTTCCATGGTGGTACTTGGCCTTCAACAGGTTTATCAGCCCCTTCCTCACTCAGAGGACCAAGAGCAAGTTTGTTTTTGCTGGTCCATCCAAGTCCGCTGAAACGCTGTTCAA ATATATTGCTCCTGAGCAAGTCCCAGTTCAGTATGGTGGACTTAGCAGAGAAGGTGAACAGGAATTTACAACTTCTGACCCTGTCACAGAATTTACAGTAAAACCAGCATCCAAGCACATAATTGAAATCCCTGTTTCTGAG AGTGGTGTTTTGGTTTGGGAAATCAGAGTGGTGGGTTGGGATGTGAGCTATGGGGCTGAATTTGTACCAAGTGCTGAGGATCAATATACCATTATTATTCAAAAGACGAGGAAGATTACTCCTGCTGATGAGCCGGTGATCACAAACAGCTACAAAATTGGCGATCCAGGAAAAGTTGTGCTCACCATTGATAACCAAAGctccaagaagaagaagatcctATACAGGACCAAGACCAAAACGTCCTCTgaatga